The Sulfurospirillum halorespirans DSM 13726 genome has a window encoding:
- the hpf gene encoding ribosome hibernation-promoting factor, HPF/YfiA family, which produces MNTSIVGKQFDLTEPIKAYVNGAVDALGKYNLDIISVRTVISADEKNGKKGFNVEFAINMAHKNTVVIQQKDKDVYAAVDLAIERAKKVLRRHHDKITNYKAEELVVIEENSEGSDDEIVPIRLDSYKPVEVEDAMNELKASDKQFIVFHDMEDKFRVMYKKTDGRFGLY; this is translated from the coding sequence ATGAACACCAGTATCGTAGGTAAACAATTTGATTTGACGGAGCCCATTAAGGCTTATGTGAATGGAGCCGTTGATGCTCTTGGCAAATACAATTTGGACATTATCTCTGTGCGTACTGTGATTTCAGCCGATGAAAAAAACGGCAAAAAAGGCTTCAATGTCGAGTTTGCGATTAACATGGCGCATAAAAACACCGTTGTCATTCAACAAAAAGACAAAGATGTCTATGCCGCGGTTGATCTCGCCATCGAGAGAGCAAAAAAAGTCTTACGTCGTCACCATGATAAAATTACCAATTACAAAGCTGAAGAACTCGTTGTTATCGAAGAGAACAGTGAAGGAAGCGACGATGAGATCGTGCCAATTCGCCTTGATAGCTACAAACCTGTCGAAGTCGAAGATGCGATGAATGAGCTCAAAGCAAGTGATAAACAATTCATCGTTTTCCATGATATGGAAGATAAATTCCGCGTGATGTATAAAAAAACCGATGGAAGATTCGGGTTGTATTAA
- the recG gene encoding ATP-dependent DNA helicase RecG, with protein MKNLDLDPIDKERFKKIGVGTLLDLALLLPHSYENTTLSPSPLLEQINTLHVKVISLKQSPKVFQIVFDVEAWNAHLDGVIFAAKPYHKALFKVGNECYIHGKVSYNNGRLQMVQPKIVTAINTLIPKYKTPLQNKTVIELMTRFLSLEALLNEGLHVSEAQTLLSLHRPNAKEASAFSSFGYSESILKVLKFVEIHNYLKKLSGKKVTFPSCAKLDGDEAPFIASLSFILTADQQKVIGEIKRDFLSDNAAKRVIMGDVGCGKTMVILASVMMSYPKKAILMAPTTVLANQLFEEAVKFLPLHVKTLLITQEADSKENLADFDFIIGTHALLYRELPTCALVMVDEQHRFGTKQRALLSALVSKQAWHPHYLQFSATPIPRTLSMIQSSLVDLSFIKMLPFPKDITTKVIAKKDFKALVEHLRAEIAKKHQCIIVYPLVEESEMVNYQSIDEGRGFWEKNFEKVYVTYGKDKNKEEILKTFKEEGNLLISTTVVEVGISLPNLSTIVIVGAERLGLASLHQLRGRVSRNGLKGYCFLYTNLAKSERLEKFSQTLDGFEIAELDLAYRQGGDVVEGSIQSGKKLVWFDMVGDEEILKEAKARIEA; from the coding sequence GTGAAAAACCTTGATCTTGACCCGATCGACAAAGAACGCTTTAAAAAAATAGGGGTAGGAACGCTTTTAGACTTAGCGCTCCTTCTGCCGCATTCGTATGAAAACACCACCCTCTCGCCATCACCGCTTTTGGAACAGATCAACACCTTACATGTAAAGGTGATTTCACTCAAACAAAGCCCCAAAGTCTTTCAAATCGTCTTTGATGTGGAGGCGTGGAATGCGCATCTTGATGGGGTCATTTTTGCCGCAAAACCGTACCATAAAGCACTGTTTAAAGTAGGGAATGAATGTTACATCCACGGAAAAGTCAGTTATAACAATGGGCGTTTGCAGATGGTGCAACCCAAAATCGTCACAGCGATCAACACGCTCATTCCTAAATACAAAACTCCACTTCAAAACAAAACCGTCATAGAGTTAATGACACGCTTTCTTAGCCTTGAAGCACTCTTAAACGAAGGCTTACATGTAAGCGAAGCTCAGACACTTTTAAGCTTGCATCGACCAAACGCCAAAGAGGCAAGTGCGTTCAGCAGCTTTGGTTACTCGGAATCCATCCTAAAAGTGCTCAAATTTGTCGAGATTCATAACTACTTGAAAAAACTCTCAGGCAAAAAAGTGACGTTTCCCTCCTGTGCCAAACTGGATGGTGATGAAGCACCTTTTATCGCTTCGCTTTCCTTTATATTGACCGCCGATCAGCAAAAAGTTATTGGTGAAATCAAGCGTGATTTTTTAAGTGACAATGCCGCAAAGCGCGTCATCATGGGTGATGTAGGCTGTGGTAAAACGATGGTTATTTTAGCGTCTGTGATGATGAGTTACCCTAAAAAAGCCATTTTGATGGCGCCGACGACCGTCCTTGCCAATCAACTTTTTGAAGAAGCGGTGAAGTTTTTACCTTTACATGTAAAGACACTTTTGATCACCCAAGAGGCTGACAGCAAAGAAAATTTGGCTGATTTTGACTTCATCATCGGCACACATGCTTTGTTGTATCGTGAACTTCCAACCTGTGCGCTTGTCATGGTGGATGAACAGCACCGTTTTGGTACGAAACAGCGCGCACTTCTTTCTGCTTTGGTTTCAAAACAGGCGTGGCATCCGCACTATTTGCAGTTTTCTGCCACGCCGATTCCAAGAACGCTCAGCATGATTCAGTCTTCGTTGGTCGATTTATCCTTCATAAAAATGCTCCCTTTTCCCAAAGATATTACGACCAAAGTGATTGCCAAAAAAGATTTTAAAGCGTTGGTGGAGCATTTACGCGCTGAAATTGCCAAAAAACATCAATGCATCATCGTTTATCCACTCGTTGAAGAGAGTGAGATGGTAAATTATCAGTCCATCGATGAAGGGCGTGGCTTTTGGGAAAAGAACTTTGAAAAAGTCTATGTGACGTATGGCAAAGATAAAAACAAAGAAGAGATCCTCAAAACCTTCAAAGAAGAGGGAAATCTGCTCATTTCGACCACGGTTGTTGAAGTGGGCATTTCACTTCCAAATCTCTCGACGATCGTCATCGTAGGCGCAGAACGTCTTGGGCTTGCCAGCTTGCATCAACTTCGTGGGCGCGTGAGTCGCAATGGTCTAAAAGGCTACTGTTTCCTCTACACCAACCTTGCTAAAAGCGAAAGGCTTGAGAAGTTTTCTCAAACACTCGATGGCTTTGAGATCGCTGAGCTAGATTTGGCGTACCGCCAAGGTGGCGATGTGGTGGAAGGGAGTATTCAAAGTGGCAAGAAATTGGTTTGGTTTGATATGGTTGGAGATGAAGAGATTTTAAAAGAGGCAAAAGCTAGAATTGAGGCGTAG
- a CDS encoding Calx-beta domain-containing protein → MKNSLFLFYIFLFFIPFTAFADTENNDNCTQAELISEMHNQTGSYSRTETGTVQSGDDDYYYFTIPQTGTLTINYTSTANTDLRIQAGVSCLSTITRVLNNGSSYSNSLSITAGQTVYVRIQRRNGTPNYSLGLSFVPTPPTLSIANASQNEGNSGTSYMNFTVTLSQSATATVNYTTSNGTATAGSDYTAKTEPLTFTSGGVTTQTISIPIMGDTAIESDETFYVTLSNPSGATISTTTATGIILNDDNPPTIEFQQSLYQTAEDTSLPFNSSSTMLMTVILSKAVDDNITVEFATQDGTAIGTTNSGTDYISQSGTITIPAGETSVSLPMYIIHDQPIEITENFSVILKNPQPSGSIALGTNASAIVQILEQTSAPLCYSDNFDTTLDSKWRTLYSSGGFTPQINQGHLKLTPGKYKISTAVTKDYEFPSKENLIIIEFKHYAYGGCFEESTPAKGIGDYGADGIVAVLYDSSIGASPTPGAYGGSMGYAQKTGINGFQGGWLGLGLDEFGNFSNPTEGRIGGPGSRINAAVIRGGGSGTSGYNFLQEAYPVSPTIAPIIDITNPDKLPGDKFQMTVDARDTSHLFIKLERDINDGNGYQTIINKFDAKLAIYNQSATPDYVRFALTAGTGDGCNAHEIDDLVVRGNCSAYVPTLSGAFRVTEDSSTASWSTKWLNNNLKTQIAPLNKRYCVLAGTSANNSASPLSSSVTVDVNLTDNSGFNQRVAHNLAIPAASSITCFDVTTSSAAKQMQFIISNPSDASMLSYSDTFAIRPKSFSININDSNPNKLLAGKNYTLDINATSTLSDGNVSGYNTTLGTATLNTSVLKVANPSMTTCPVNTIQTESLTFNEGRSTLSTFTYNDVMDINFTISDGDWTSTDQVSGGCTLNSDSTSSTPVGCLIKGTKQFKFIPHHFNLIGTVSNHDTNFTYLSSDFTMSAVLDVNITAKTENNATTSSYNSLCYAKITDYNISYDALAISPANSLTKINFFETNTLKADSSLINTNLNISNVDKTIFGIDNNGTGTMKIKLNFDRDNTKVVNPFKLNLRDINVTDEDTVTGTKDINQSSLFYYGRVYSTDYRAPSPIDTTIRYEVYCKDCNKTALGVTGTQSPLSLYWYQNPLHVIADGNVTAFTSATTGSKATTIANATVSTINAGTGMDNTHRLTNTNAPYTDIIQMNPSSWLRYNQYSNTATTNDFTVEFTRAGNWSGAGNVERNETSHTTGAFTNTNDLNRTNRKMNW, encoded by the coding sequence ATGAAAAACAGCTTATTTCTTTTTTATATTTTTCTTTTTTTCATTCCTTTCACTGCGTTTGCTGATACGGAAAATAATGACAACTGTACTCAAGCAGAACTTATTAGTGAAATGCACAATCAAACAGGAAGTTACAGTCGCACAGAAACAGGCACAGTCCAAAGTGGAGATGATGACTACTACTATTTCACAATTCCACAAACTGGCACATTAACTATTAATTATACATCAACAGCAAATACTGATTTACGTATTCAAGCAGGTGTTTCTTGCTTAAGTACAATTACAAGAGTTTTAAATAATGGATCCAGCTATAGTAATAGCCTCAGTATTACTGCTGGACAAACAGTCTATGTACGAATTCAAAGAAGGAATGGAACACCAAATTACAGTCTGGGACTAAGTTTTGTTCCAACACCTCCAACTCTTTCCATTGCAAATGCTTCACAAAACGAAGGCAATAGTGGAACTTCTTATATGAATTTTACAGTAACACTGTCTCAAAGTGCTACTGCAACTGTCAACTATACCACTTCAAATGGTACGGCAACGGCAGGAAGCGATTATACTGCTAAAACGGAACCATTGACGTTTACTTCAGGTGGAGTAACAACACAGACCATTTCTATCCCTATTATGGGGGATACAGCCATTGAATCAGATGAAACCTTTTACGTTACACTTTCCAACCCTTCTGGCGCGACTATAAGCACGACAACGGCAACAGGTATTATTCTAAATGATGACAATCCACCAACAATAGAATTTCAGCAAAGTCTCTATCAAACAGCAGAAGATACAAGCCTTCCTTTTAACTCTTCTAGCACAATGCTTATGACTGTTATTCTTTCTAAGGCAGTTGACGATAACATTACTGTCGAATTTGCAACACAAGATGGTACAGCGATAGGGACGACAAACAGTGGTACTGATTATATCTCACAAAGTGGAACAATAACTATTCCTGCAGGAGAGACGAGTGTCTCCCTTCCTATGTATATTATCCATGATCAACCTATTGAGATAACAGAAAATTTTTCAGTTATTCTAAAAAATCCACAACCCTCAGGCTCAATTGCGTTAGGAACCAACGCATCTGCCATTGTTCAAATACTAGAACAAACATCCGCACCTCTTTGTTACTCCGATAATTTTGATACAACACTAGATTCAAAATGGAGAACACTGTATAGTAGTGGAGGTTTTACACCTCAAATCAACCAAGGACATTTGAAATTAACCCCTGGTAAATACAAGATTTCTACGGCGGTAACAAAAGATTATGAATTTCCATCTAAAGAGAATCTCATTATAATCGAATTTAAACACTATGCTTATGGAGGATGTTTTGAAGAATCGACTCCTGCAAAAGGAATAGGAGATTATGGTGCTGATGGAATTGTTGCTGTTTTATATGACTCGTCAATAGGAGCCAGTCCAACACCTGGAGCATATGGTGGATCCATGGGGTACGCACAAAAAACTGGCATAAATGGTTTTCAAGGTGGATGGTTAGGGCTTGGATTAGATGAATTTGGAAATTTTTCTAATCCCACAGAAGGCAGGATTGGAGGACCAGGTTCTCGTATTAATGCTGCTGTCATTAGGGGTGGAGGCTCAGGAACGTCCGGATACAATTTTTTACAAGAAGCATATCCAGTTTCTCCTACAATAGCACCAATAATTGATATTACAAATCCTGATAAACTTCCAGGTGACAAATTCCAAATGACTGTTGATGCAAGAGACACGAGCCATCTTTTTATTAAACTTGAGCGTGATATTAACGATGGGAATGGTTACCAAACTATTATTAATAAATTTGATGCAAAATTAGCGATTTATAACCAATCTGCAACGCCTGATTATGTCCGCTTTGCACTCACTGCAGGAACAGGTGATGGGTGTAATGCCCATGAAATAGATGATTTGGTCGTTCGAGGAAATTGTTCCGCTTATGTTCCAACATTATCGGGTGCATTTAGGGTAACAGAGGACAGCTCTACCGCTTCGTGGTCAACAAAATGGCTCAATAATAATCTCAAAACTCAAATTGCACCACTAAACAAACGCTATTGCGTTTTAGCTGGGACAAGTGCTAATAATAGCGCATCACCTCTTAGCTCTTCTGTCACTGTTGATGTTAATTTAACAGATAACAGTGGATTTAATCAACGAGTTGCCCACAATTTAGCTATACCTGCAGCTAGTTCAATAACATGTTTTGATGTTACTACAAGTAGTGCAGCAAAGCAAATGCAGTTTATTATCAGTAACCCTAGTGATGCGTCTATGTTATCTTATTCCGATACATTTGCCATACGACCAAAATCATTTTCTATCAATATAAATGATTCTAATCCCAATAAACTATTGGCAGGTAAAAATTACACTTTGGATATTAATGCTACATCAACACTTTCTGATGGAAATGTAAGTGGGTACAATACAACACTTGGTACTGCAACATTAAATACCAGTGTATTAAAAGTTGCAAATCCTTCCATGACAACGTGCCCAGTTAATACTATTCAAACAGAATCTCTTACATTTAATGAAGGACGTTCAACATTATCGACATTTACGTATAATGATGTTATGGATATTAATTTTACTATTTCAGACGGTGATTGGACAAGTACAGATCAAGTATCTGGTGGCTGTACATTAAATAGTGATAGTACAAGTAGTACACCTGTGGGATGTCTTATCAAGGGAACAAAGCAATTTAAATTTATTCCTCATCATTTTAATTTAATAGGAACCGTATCAAATCACGATACTAATTTTACTTATCTTTCAAGTGATTTTACTATGTCAGCAGTATTAGATGTCAATATAACGGCAAAAACAGAAAATAATGCAACGACATCTAGTTATAATAGTCTATGTTATGCTAAAATAACAGACTACAATATTTCATATGATGCACTTGCTATTTCTCCTGCAAATTCGCTGACTAAAATCAATTTTTTTGAGACAAATACTCTTAAAGCAGATAGCTCACTTATTAACACAAATTTAAATATTAGTAACGTTGATAAAACTATTTTTGGAATTGATAATAATGGTACAGGGACAATGAAGATAAAACTCAATTTTGATCGGGATAATACTAAAGTAGTCAATCCTTTCAAACTAAATCTTCGCGATATTAATGTAACAGATGAGGATACTGTTACAGGAACCAAGGATATTAATCAAAGCTCTCTTTTTTACTACGGTCGCGTCTATTCCACGGATTATCGCGCTCCAAGTCCAATCGATACAACGATTCGCTATGAAGTTTATTGTAAAGATTGCAATAAGACAGCTCTTGGTGTTACAGGTACACAAAGTCCATTATCGCTCTATTGGTACCAAAATCCTTTACATGTAATCGCCGATGGAAATGTTACCGCTTTCACTTCTGCAACAACAGGATCAAAAGCAACAACTATTGCAAATGCAACCGTAAGTACCATCAATGCTGGTACGGGTATGGATAATACTCATAGGCTTACAAATACCAATGCCCCTTATACAGATATTATTCAAATGAATCCATCATCATGGTTACGTTACAATCAATACAGCAATACAGCTACCACCAATGACTTTACTGTAGAATTTACACGTGCAGGAAATTGGTCAGGTGCAGGAAATGTTGAGAGGAATGAGACTTCTCATACAACAGGAGCCTTTACAAACACGAATGATCTTAATCGTACCAACCGAAAGATGAACTGGTAA
- a CDS encoding type II secretion system protein, which yields MKKKAFTMIELVMVIVVLGIVASIGSEIILSLYNNYLRSRTINQLESQTEIVLEQIAKRLQYRIKDSTIARKADTSFTALANSDNSYSIIEWIGYSNESLLDTPPGWSGLIDLNHASTDKTPHTLKTPDSNLSSTAATMSALTNSAIDLTAGKEAALIFETAYNATDFGWGNPNNADGSATVKVTRNTDDILTIDAADIPNDIYEHYVLAHSAYAIVPSSFNSTDFNLTLRYNYQPWLGQNYGSNGIGNSVLAEHVSLFQFKQDDTVIRLKLCLHDNNETGTGDRIAICKEKVVY from the coding sequence ATGAAGAAAAAAGCATTTACAATGATAGAGCTTGTGATGGTCATCGTTGTTTTAGGCATTGTGGCAAGCATTGGCTCGGAGATCATTCTTTCACTCTACAATAATTACTTACGTTCACGAACTATCAATCAATTAGAATCACAAACGGAGATTGTTTTAGAACAGATTGCCAAACGATTGCAGTACCGTATTAAAGATAGCACTATAGCCCGAAAAGCGGATACAAGTTTTACTGCACTTGCAAATAGTGACAATAGCTATTCTATTATCGAGTGGATTGGCTACAGCAATGAAAGCCTTTTAGATACACCTCCAGGGTGGAGTGGACTGATTGATTTGAACCATGCTAGTACCGATAAAACACCCCATACACTTAAAACTCCCGATAGCAATCTCTCTTCTACTGCTGCTACGATGAGTGCATTAACCAATAGTGCTATTGATTTAACAGCAGGGAAAGAGGCAGCGCTTATCTTTGAAACAGCTTACAATGCTACTGACTTTGGTTGGGGAAATCCAAACAATGCAGATGGTTCAGCTACCGTTAAAGTAACACGAAATACAGATGATATTTTAACCATTGATGCTGCTGATATTCCCAATGATATTTATGAGCATTATGTTTTAGCCCATTCTGCCTATGCTATCGTCCCGAGTAGTTTTAACTCAACCGATTTTAATTTAACGCTTCGTTATAACTATCAGCCATGGCTAGGTCAGAATTATGGTAGTAATGGCATAGGCAATTCTGTACTGGCAGAACATGTGAGTCTTTTTCAATTTAAACAAGATGACACCGTCATTCGCCTAAAACTCTGTTTACATGACAATAATGAAACAGGAACAGGTGATCGAATTGCCATTTGTAAAGAAAAGGTTGTGTACTGA
- the fliW gene encoding flagellar assembly protein FliW: MIFSVKAPIPGFETIKEVELEKIDEFFVKFISKSDPTTFTLINPFMLRPYEFEIPEYFRTLLEINEKSNILILNIMIIATPIETSTINFIAPLVFNVDNQSLAQVVLDANQHPDFGLMESISLFLNKEKSE, translated from the coding sequence ATGATCTTCTCTGTGAAAGCGCCGATCCCTGGATTTGAAACCATCAAAGAGGTAGAACTGGAAAAAATTGATGAGTTTTTCGTCAAATTTATCTCAAAATCCGATCCGACTACCTTTACACTTATTAACCCTTTTATGCTCCGCCCTTACGAATTTGAAATCCCCGAATACTTTAGAACCCTGCTAGAGATCAACGAAAAATCGAACATTCTTATCTTAAACATTATGATTATCGCCACACCAATCGAAACCTCAACGATTAACTTCATCGCCCCACTCGTCTTCAATGTCGACAACCAAAGCCTAGCACAAGTCGTACTAGACGCCAATCAACATCCTGATTTTGGGCTTATGGAGAGTATTTCACTGTTTTTGAATAAAGAGAAATCTGAGTAG
- a CDS encoding outer membrane protein assembly factor BamD gives MKIANVLIVASLVAFMSGCASKDKEVFNMPATYWYEEIAKEIKNQDLEKADSLYTSLASEHIESPLLPEAMTMLANAHIQDEEYVLANFYLDEYLKRYGSKANADHVRYMKIKANYEAFPNPNRNQQLLIDTITQTKDFIARYPNSKFRPLAETVLVRLELGEYLLDTNIKDLYERVDKPEAAKSYEEKLNKSSLGGAKSIEPAIPWYRSWFEKQ, from the coding sequence ATGAAGATAGCAAATGTTCTTATTGTGGCGTCATTGGTGGCTTTTATGAGCGGTTGTGCCTCTAAAGATAAAGAGGTTTTCAATATGCCAGCAACCTATTGGTATGAAGAGATCGCAAAAGAGATCAAGAACCAAGATTTGGAAAAAGCAGACTCGCTTTACACCTCATTGGCCAGTGAGCATATCGAATCCCCACTTTTACCTGAAGCGATGACGATGCTAGCCAACGCGCACATTCAAGATGAAGAGTATGTTTTGGCAAATTTTTATCTGGATGAGTACCTCAAACGTTATGGTAGCAAAGCCAATGCGGATCATGTTCGTTACATGAAAATCAAAGCAAATTACGAAGCATTTCCAAACCCAAATCGTAATCAACAGTTGCTGATCGACACCATTACGCAAACCAAAGATTTTATTGCGCGTTATCCAAATTCCAAATTTCGCCCTCTAGCGGAGACGGTTTTGGTGCGTTTGGAGCTGGGTGAGTATCTTTTAGATACGAACATCAAAGATCTTTACGAGAGAGTGGACAAGCCAGAAGCTGCAAAATCGTATGAAGAAAAACTGAACAAATCTTCATTGGGTGGCGCTAAAAGTATAGAACCTGCGATACCATGGTACCGTTCTTGGTTTGAAAAACAGTAG
- a CDS encoding type II secretion system protein has product MKKAMSMIELVFAIVIMGIVVMSLPLVLTQVQNSNSFALRQEVILSIRTKLSYILSYQWDQNTYDATADIERVLNVPTSADTDTDFNTSTIRRKGHVLADGRRRLWDDLNVSTTKANFGVANATILEGDIDDFDVDSEIKTVTALDDFIFNVELNTTVNYIKDTLSNGNYASSKDITFTFNPSNSTTNSTNIKMIKVTATANGIEKPIFMYAFSSNIGQSKVIKKTWQ; this is encoded by the coding sequence ATGAAAAAAGCGATGTCAATGATAGAACTTGTCTTTGCAATTGTCATTATGGGCATTGTGGTAATGAGCTTGCCCCTTGTTTTAACTCAAGTGCAAAATAGCAATAGCTTTGCTTTGCGTCAAGAGGTTATATTGTCTATTAGAACAAAGCTCTCTTACATCTTATCTTACCAATGGGATCAAAATACCTATGATGCAACAGCTGATATTGAACGCGTTTTAAATGTACCCACATCTGCTGATACTGACACTGATTTTAATACAAGCACTATAAGACGCAAAGGGCATGTATTAGCCGATGGTCGAAGACGACTATGGGATGATTTAAATGTTTCTACGACAAAAGCTAATTTTGGTGTAGCTAATGCAACAATACTAGAGGGTGATATTGATGATTTTGACGTAGATAGCGAAATAAAAACGGTAACAGCACTCGATGATTTTATTTTCAATGTAGAACTGAACACTACCGTTAACTATATAAAAGACACTCTTTCAAATGGAAATTATGCTTCAAGTAAGGATATAACCTTTACATTCAATCCCTCTAACAGTACAACCAATAGTACCAATATAAAAATGATCAAAGTAACAGCAACGGCCAATGGTATTGAAAAACCCATATTTATGTATGCTTTCTCATCCAATATTGGGCAAAGTAAAGTGATTAAAAAGACATGGCAATGA
- a CDS encoding M16 family metallopeptidase, translated as MAQEVSQINVNGVEIPVVFEKDASLPITSVQLVVKNAGSMEDGANEGIAKFLAGMLGEGTKEMGATAFAEELEFRAISLGAHTGIETLVFEVSALKEQFPYALGMLQKLLKSPNFSKGSFDKIKLLTLGMLSNKESDFDYIANLNLQKLIFENTPFAHAYSGDVKSIKALKLKDVETFYKERINLESLIIVAGGDIELDELKKLLLPVLSEIKHGKRRDMAYFDANKNAKELVVHKESEQAYIYFGAPFYMKSGDPEAYKAKVASFILGESGFGSRLMEEVRVKRGLAYSSYSRNSIGKSSSSFTGHLQTKNENLEEAKKVVAAEIKRFVDEGVSEDELAQAKRFLLGSEPLRNETLSQRLSRAFFEYYSGFELGHSKKQLEKIEALSLEDLNSFIKKHDEITALSFSVVTKREKP; from the coding sequence GTGGCGCAAGAAGTCAGTCAAATCAATGTAAATGGTGTAGAAATTCCTGTGGTCTTTGAAAAAGATGCCTCACTGCCAATCACTTCAGTACAGCTTGTGGTCAAAAATGCAGGTAGTATGGAAGATGGTGCCAATGAGGGCATCGCGAAGTTCTTAGCGGGCATGTTAGGCGAAGGAACCAAAGAGATGGGAGCAACGGCATTTGCAGAAGAGCTTGAATTTCGAGCGATTTCATTGGGCGCTCACACAGGCATTGAAACGCTTGTATTTGAAGTCTCAGCGCTTAAAGAGCAGTTTCCCTACGCGCTTGGGATGCTTCAAAAACTCCTTAAAAGCCCCAATTTCAGCAAAGGAAGCTTCGATAAAATCAAGCTTTTAACATTGGGAATGCTCTCCAATAAAGAGAGTGATTTTGACTACATCGCCAACCTTAACCTTCAAAAACTCATTTTTGAAAACACGCCGTTTGCGCATGCGTACAGTGGCGATGTAAAAAGCATCAAAGCACTGAAACTCAAAGATGTTGAGACATTTTACAAAGAGCGTATTAATTTAGAGAGCCTGATTATCGTCGCAGGTGGCGACATTGAACTGGATGAACTTAAAAAATTGTTGTTGCCTGTCCTTTCGGAGATTAAGCATGGAAAACGCCGTGATATGGCGTACTTTGATGCCAATAAAAACGCGAAAGAGCTTGTTGTTCACAAAGAGAGTGAGCAGGCGTACATCTATTTTGGAGCACCATTCTACATGAAAAGTGGCGATCCTGAGGCGTACAAAGCGAAAGTGGCGAGCTTCATTTTAGGCGAAAGTGGTTTTGGAAGTCGTTTGATGGAAGAGGTGCGTGTGAAACGAGGATTGGCGTATTCGAGTTACAGCAGAAACAGCATTGGCAAATCCAGCAGTAGTTTTACAGGGCATCTTCAAACGAAAAATGAGAACTTGGAAGAGGCTAAAAAAGTCGTTGCCGCTGAGATCAAGCGTTTTGTGGACGAGGGCGTGAGCGAAGATGAATTGGCACAAGCCAAACGCTTTTTACTAGGAAGTGAACCGCTTCGCAACGAGACCCTTTCGCAACGCCTTTCGCGTGCATTTTTTGAGTACTACAGTGGATTTGAGTTGGGACACTCTAAAAAGCAGTTAGAAAAAATTGAGGCGTTGAGCCTTGAGGATCTTAACAGCTTCATTAAAAAACACGATGAGATCACAGCCCTTAGCTTTTCGGTAGTCACGAAACGTGAAAAACCTTGA